The Maledivibacter sp. genomic interval ATAATACAAAATAATATTATTAAATTTATATTAATTATGAGTTGAATTATTATAGAGATATTAAAGGGATAGTGAATTATGTTGAAAATTTAGTTTGAAGGTGTGTAGAAAAATTAGAAAATTAGTCAGAACTACTATTTTAAAATTTATAAAAAATTTATAAAAAAACTCAAGTAGCTACTAATTTTACCGATATATATATTGTAAGAAAAAACTTTGTACAAAGTTTATACATTTTGCATGGATGCAAAAAAATAAAATCAAGGAGGAAATTTCATGAGAATTAACAACAACATTATGGCAATGAATGCCCACAATCAGCTTAGAACTAATAACTACAAGCAAGGAAAATCAATTGAGAAATTAAGCTCTGGATTGAGAATAAACAGAGCAGCGGATGATGCAGCTGGACTTGCAGTATCAGAAAAAATGAGGGGACAAATCAGAGGTTTAGGTCAAGCACAGAGAAATGCACAAGACGGTATTTCCCTTATTCAGACAGCAGAAGGTGCACTAAATGAAGTAAGTAATATGCTTACTCGTATGAAGGAATTAGCAGTTCAAAAAGCTAATGGGACATATGATGCTACTGACCAGAAAAATATAAAGCTAGAGATGTCTTCATTAAATGCTGAAATTAATGCTATCAAAACAAATACAGAATTTAATGATAAAAAGGCCTTTGGACAGGCATTTAGTATAGTATTAAATGATGGGGCTAGTGTTAGTTTGAAAGTAGATATAAAATCTATAAGTGGTGTAGATGATGCAGGCGCTGCTAAAGTAACTTCAATAGAAACAAAAATAAACTCTGTAACATCTCAAAGAGCTCAGTTAGGAGCATGGCAAAATAGACTTGAACATACAGTAAACAACATAGGGACAACGGTGGAGAATCTACAAGCATCAGAATCAAGGATAAGAGATACTGATATGGCTAAAGAAATGATGAACTTTACTAAGTTTAATATTTTACAACAAGCATCTCAATCTATGCTAGCGCAAGCTAATATGGCTCCACAAGGTGTTCTTCAATTACTTGGATAATTAAATAAGAAATTTGCATGGAAGCAAATTTAAAAATCAAGGAGGAGATTTCATGAGAATTAATAATAATATAATGGCAATGAATGCCCACAATCAGCTTAGAACTAATAACTATAAGCAAGGAAAATCAATTGAGAAATTAAGCTCTGGATTAAGAATAAACAGAGCAGCGGATGATGCGGCTGGACTTGCAGTATCAGAAAAAATGAGGGGACAAATCAGAGGTCTAGGTCAAGCACAGAGAAATGCGCAAGACGGTATTTCCCTTATTCAAACAGCAGAAGGTGCGCTAAATGAAGTGAGTAATATGCTTACTCGTATGAAGGAATTAGCAGTTCAAAAAGCTAATGGGACATATGATAACAAGGATAAATCAAATATTCAATTAGAAATGTCTTCATTAAATGCTGAAATTAACGCTATCAAAACAAATACAGAATTTAATGATAAAAAGGCCTTTGGACAGGCGTTTAGTATAGTATTAAATGATGGGGCTAGTGTTAGTTTAAAAGTAGATATAAAATCTATAGGTGGCGTAACAACTGCAGGTACTGCTAAAGTAACTTCAATAGAAACAAAAATAAACTCTGTAACATCTCAAAGAGCTCAGTTAGGAGCATGGCAAAATAGACTTGAGCATACAGTAAATAACATAGGAACGACAGTGGAAAATTTACAAGCATCAGAATCAAGGATAAGAGATACAGATATGGCTAAAGAAATGATGAACTTTACTAAGTTCAACATACTTCAACAGGCGTCTCAATCTATGCTAGCGCAAGCTAATATGGCTCCACAAGGTGTTCTTCAATTACTTGGATAAATATAACATTTTAAAAGTGTATTGAATTAAAGGTCGACGTTATATGAGTCGACCTTATTCAATATAAATATATTAAAAGAAGGGATATTAAATGAAGGAATCATTAAATTATGAAACAATAGATAGTTTATATGAATATACTAATAGGCTTATACCTGCTGTATTAAATCTTTCAACTAAATTAAGGAATATTAAAGACGAGGATACAATGGAATTGATGAAAGCAGCTATTGAAGGTATAGAATGGAGTTTTAATGCAATACTTTTAAATATGGATTTTTTAAGAGAGAATAATATAGTTCTAGATGAAGGAAAAATAAAAACTACATTAATTGAATTTTCAGAAAGTCTTGAAAATAAGGATTTATTACTAGTATCTGACATTTTGGAATATGAAATAGTTGAAATTTTAAATGATGTTAATAGGAGAGTAGAACCATTATTAAATAAAACAAATATTTAGATGTTTAAGGAGTAATATATGAAAGATATATATTCTAAAAATATTAAAATAATCGAAAAAAAATATCCCATTTTATACAAAAAAATAGAGAAACATGAAAAAAAAATAGATATACAAATACTAACATCAAGAGACAATAATAAATATATGAAAATAATAGTTAAGGATAAAATGTTTAATATAAACAGTAAATATAGACCTATAGATGAAGCTTTTAGATGGATACAAGCATTAGATATGAAAAACAATTCTAAAATAATTCTCTTTGGATTGGGGTTAGGGTATAGACCAAAATATATATTTAAAAAAATGACTAGAGATAATTTTCTTTTGGTTATAGAACCAAGTATTGATATTTTTATTGGAATCATTAAAAATATTGATTTAACAAATATTCTGTCCTCAGACAATGTTAGATTACTAGTAGATGAAAATGAATTGGTTATAAAAAAGTCTATTAAGAAGTTGACTGGTTGGTATAATATAAAACAAGTTGTTGTTAGCTTTATACCAAATTATAATAATATTTTCAAAAAAGAATTTGATAAGTATATGAATTTCCTAAGAGAAGAGATAGAGGATGGACTTATCGAGTATAATACAGGACAAAAATTGACTAAAGCATGGTTTAACAACTTTGTTTCCAATATCCCACATATGTTGCGTAGCTGTGAAGTACAAGACTTAAGTAATAAATTTCAAAATAAGCCAGCAATTATCGTATCTGCAGGACCATCTTTAAATAAAAATGTAAGCATGTTAAAAAAAGCAAAAGGAAAGGCAGTAATTATATGTGTCGGAACGGCCCTAAAGGTTCTTTTAAAAGAAGGCATATATCCTGACGTGATTGCTACTCTAGATGGATGTATAGAAAATTATTATCATTTTCAAGATTTAGATTATAGGAAAATACCGCTTGTATACTTTCCAATAGCTTATCCTGAAATACTCAATAATCATGAAGGTTTTAAAATATTAACTATAAATTCATTACCATATTTAGGAGAAACACTATTTGATTTATTAAAATATGTAAAGTATTTAGATGCAGGAGGATCTGTAGCACACTTAGCTTTTTCATTTGCTAGAGAAATAGGAGCTAACCCAATAGTTTTTGTTGGACAAGACTTAGCCTATGGTGAAAAAATGCAAACTCATGCTAAAGGTACATCCTTTGATGAAGGAAAAATACTTCATAAGTCAAAGCTGTATAAAGAAAATCAATTACTCATTGAAGATATTAATGGAAATGAAGTCCTGACTGACCAAGTTTTTTATGCATTTCTTAGATGGTTCGAAAGTGAAATAGAGAATGATATTACTAGTACCATTTATATAGATGCTACTGAAGGTGGAGCAAAAATAAAAGGAACTAAGATAATGACATTGAAAGAAACTATAGAGGAATATATGAGAAATGAAATAGATATTGCTAAAGTATCATTTGGAAATGAGAGTAAACAGCTTATTGGTGATAAAGTATATGTCAAAAAAATAATAACAGAATTAAAAGATATAGTAAATGGACTTAATATCTTAGAAAATGAGTTTGATAGAGGACTAGATTATATAAAAAAATTAAGAAATGCTTATGAAAAAGATTTATACTTAGATGAAGAAGGTAAGTTAACTAATGAACTAGCGCAGATAAATAGTAAATTTAAATCAGATATTGAAAGTTTTAAAGTTCTTAGTTATGTCTTAAATCCAACTTCCTTGAAACTGAATGAGCATGATGTAGATGAGTACAAATTAAGTATTAAGGAGAAAAAAATAAAAGCTAATATTAAGCAAGAGTATTTTTATAGAAACGTTAAAACTGCAATAGAAGATGTTTTACCTTTAATTAAAGAATGTATCGACAAGTTAGAATCAGAGTATATCACAAATGAACCTGAAAAATATGGAGGAAATTAATGAAGAGAGTATTAGTTACAGGTGCCGATGGTTTTATTGGAAGTCATTTAGTAGATAGACTTTTAGAAGAAGGGTACAAAGTAAAAGCATTTGTATATTACAACTCCTTTAATTCATGGGGATGGCTAGATGCTTTTCCAAAAGAAAAATTAAAAGATATAGAGATTTTCACGGGAGATATAAGAGATCCAAATGGAGTTAGAAAATCAATGGAGGGTATAGATGAAGTATTTCACTTAGCGGCTCTTATAGCCATACCTTTTAGCTATCATTCACCAGATTCATATATAGATACAAATATAAAAGGTACATTAAATGTACTCCAGGCCGCTAGAGATTTAAAAACTGAAAGAATACTTGTAACTTCTACATCTGAAGTATATGGCACAGCAAAGTATGTTCCTATAGATGAAAAACATCCTTTTCAAGGGCAGTCTCCGTATTCTGCAACAAAGATAGGGGCGGATAGGATGGCTGAAGCTTTTTATAAAAGCTTTGATATGCCGATCACAATAGCTAGACCATTTAACACATATGGGCCTAGACAGTCTGCTAGGGCAGTAATACCTACAATAATAACTCAACTTTTATCTGGAAAAGAAGAAATAGAACTTGGGAGTCTTTCGCCTACGAGAGATTTCAATTATGTAAAGGATACTGTTGAAGGATTTTTAAACATAGCAAAAGCAGATAGTACGATTGGAGAAGAGATAAATATAGCTACATGTAAGGAAATATCTATAGGAGAGTTAGCGAAAACTCTTATTGATATAATTAATCCAAAAGCTAAGATTCTTTGCTCTGAAGAAAGATTGAGACCGGAAAAAAGTGAAGTGAATAGGTTATTAGGTTCTAATGAGAAGATAAGACAGTTAACTAATTGGGAACCTAAATATACTTTAAAGCAAGGCTTACAAGAAACAGTTGACTGGATCAAAGACAATCTCTATAGATACAAGACAGATATATATAATATATAGGTGATAAATATGAAGAAATTAATACCTTTATCGGTACCAAACCTAAAAGGGAATGAGATGAAGTATGTAACACATGCTATAGAAACGGAATGGGTTTCTACAGGCGGTAAGTATATAGAGGATTTTGAAAAGGGAATATCAAAGTATCTGGGAGTAGAAAAGGCTGTTGCATGTCAAAGTGGAACTGCAGGACTTCATCTGGCTCTAAAACTATGTGGGGTTTTTAAAGATGATGAAGTAATTGTACCTACACTTACATTTATTGCTGCAGTCAACCCTGTCAAGTATTTAGGTGCTGAGCCTCTATTTATGGATTGCGATGATTCTCTTACTATGGATATGGATAAATTAGAAGAATTTTTAGAAAAAGAATGTTTTCTTGATAACGGTAAATTGATCAATTCAAAAACAAAAAGGCATATAAAAGCAGTTATTATAGTTCATGTATTTGGCAATATGACTAATATGGAAAGATTAATGTATTTATCAGAAAAATACAATTTCAAGGTTGTAGAAGATGCCACTGAAGCATTGGGTACTTATTACAATGAAGGAATATATAAAGGGAAATTTGCTGGGACAATAGGAGATTTTGGAGTTTATTCATTTAATGGAAATAAGATAATAACAACGGGCGGCGGAGGAATGCTTGTTGCTAAAAATATAGATGGTCTTAGGAAAGCAAAATATCTTTCAACTCAAGCTAAGGATGATATTTTATACTATATTCATGATGAAATAGGGTATAACTATCGTATGACAAATCTTCAAGGAGCGTTAGGATTAGCTCAGTTAGAGCAATTAGAAAATTTTATTGATAAAAAAGAAAAAAATTACAATTTGTATAAAGCTTTATTATCAGAGATTGCTGGGCTTACTATATTAGATTTTTATAAGAAAATCAGACCAAATTATTGGTTTTATTCTTTATCAATAGATGAAAAAAAGTATGGATTGAATAGAGATAAGCTACTACAGAAATTGAATGAGAATAAAATACAAACTAGGCCTATATGGGGACTTATACATGAACAGAAGCCATATATAAATAATCAAGTTTACAAGATTGAAAAGGCTAAGTACTATTATGAAAGAATATTGAATATACCTTGCAGTAGCAATTTGACAGAAGATAATGTATACAGAGTGATAGAAATTTTAAGAATGCTTAAATACTAATATAGGTGATTATATGAATAGTATTCAAAAACTAAGTATCAGTAAAGACAATACAATAAAAAATGCATTGAAACAATTAGATGAAAATGGAAGAAAAATATTATTTGTAACAAATAGTAAGGAAAAACTTATTGGGACCGTAACGGATGGAGATATAAGAAGATGGATATTGAAAAATGGTGCATTAAGTGATGTTATAGAAAAAATAATGAATGATAAACCCTATGTACTTAATATAAAGGATAAATATAAAGCTAAAGATATTATGAAGAAGAGAGTCATACAAGCAGTTCCTTTTGTAGATGATAAAGGTAAATTAGTAGGGGCTATATTTTGGAATGATGTTTTTGATGAGACATTCAGAATATATGATAATATCAATCTACCTGTTGTTATTATGGCTGGAGGGAAAGGGAGTAGACTTAAACCATACACTAATATTCTTCCTAAACCACTTATACCAGTAGGAGATATACCTATATCACAAAGAATAATTAATAGATTTTATAAATATGGATGTAAAGATTTCTATATGACAATAAATCACAAAAAAAACATTATTAAAGCCTACTTTAATGACTTAGAAAAGGATTATTGCATTTACTATGTAGAAGAAGACAGGCCCCTTGGGACAGCAGGCAGTCTTTATATGCTCAAAGATAAGATCAAGGAGACCTTTTTTCTTAGTAATTGTGATATTTTAATAGATGCAGATTATTCAGATATATTAGATTTTCATAGAAAGAAAAAGAATAAAATAACTATGGTAACATCTTTAAAGCATTATACTATTCCATATGGAACTATAAATATTGATAACGATGGATATCTGGAGGGAATTATAGAAAAGCCTCAATTAGATTATTTGGTAAATACAGGAGTCTATATACTTGAACCGGATATTATCAATGATATTCCAGAGAAAACATTTTACCACATTACTGATTTAATAAAATCCTACATAGAAAATGGTAAAAGGGTAGGGACATATCCTATAAGTGAAAAATCATGGCTTGATATGGGGCAAATTGAAGAGATGAAAAATATGGTTGAAAGGCTAGGGATGAAATAATGAAAGATATTATACTCATAGGTGGAGGGGGTCACTGCAAAAGTATAATAGATTCCTTGATAGAAAATAAGACTTTTAATATTATTGGCATATTAGATATTAAAGATAAAATAGATTCTTATATTGACGAGGTTAGAATAATCGGTGGGGATGAGGATTTAGAATATTACTATAAACAGGGAATACAATATGCATTTATCAGTCTGGGGAGCATAGGAAAACCGAATTTGAGAATAAGTCTTTATGAAAAAGCAAAGAAATTTGGATATAAAATTCCAGTCATAGCAGATAAAGCTTCCATAATTTCAAAAAATGCAGTTCTAGAGGAAGGGACCTTCATTGGAAAAGGAGCTATAATTAATTCGGGGGCTAGGATAGGTAAGAATTGTATTATAAATACAGGCACGATTATAGAACATGATTGCACTATAGAGGATTTTGTTCATTTAGGGCCAGGAAGTGTTTTGAGTGGTGGAGTAACAGTGGGTGAGAGAACTCATGTAGGCACGAATTCTACAATAATACAATACAAGAAAATTGGAAGGGATACAATTATAGGTGCAGGAAGTGTTGTAATAGAAAATATTATGAATGGAGTAAAAGCCTATGGGAACCCTTGTGTGGAAAGGGGAAGGATAAATGACTGAAGTATTTATAATAGCTGAGGCAGGGGTAAATCACAATGGGGATATAAATATAGCTAAGCAACTTATAGATGCAGCTAAAGAAGCAGGAGCAGATGCTATTAAATTTCAAACATTTAAGGCTGAAAACATAGTTTCAAAATATGCTGAAAAGGCAGAATATCAAAAAAAAACTACAGATAACAAAGAATCACAGCTTGACATGATAAGAAACTTAGAGATAAGCTTTAAGGACTTTGAAATTTTGAAGAATTATTGTGATGAAAAAAATATACTTTTTATGTCAACGCCTTTTGATATAGAGAGTATTAAATTTTTGCATGAAATTGGACTGGAAGTGTTTAAAATTCCCTCTGGTGAAATAACTAATCTTCTTTATCTAAGAGAAATAGGAAAATTGAAAAAGAAGGTGATAATGTCCAGTGGAATGTCAAATCTAGGAGAAATTGAGGCAGCATTAAATATATTGATAGAAAATGGCACGATAGACGTAACTGTACTTCATTGCAATACACAATACCCTACTCCAATGATAGATGTTAATCTCAATGCAATGCTCACTATAAAAGATGCATTTAAGGTGAATATTGGTTATTCTGATCATACACTAGGCTTTGAGGTTCCTATAGCGGCAGTAGCTTTAGGTGCTAAGGTAATTGAAAAACACTTTACATTAGATAAAAACATGAAGGGTCCCGACCATGAATCTAGCTTAGAACCTGATGAACTGAAAGCAATGATAAAATCCATAAGGAATATAGAAAGAGCATTAGGAAATGGTATAAAAAGACTGTCAGAATCAGAGATGAATAATATTAATATTGTAAGAAAAAGTATTGTGGCAAGTAGAAATATAAATAGGGGCGAAATACTTACAGAAGAAAACATTACTACGAAAAGACCAGGAAATGGAATTAGTCCTATGAGATGGGATGAAATATTAGGAAAAAAAGTTTTAAGAGATTTTAATAAAGATGAGTTGATTGAAATATGAAGAAAAAAATATGCGTTATAA includes:
- a CDS encoding flagellin, whose product is MRINNNIMAMNAHNQLRTNNYKQGKSIEKLSSGLRINRAADDAAGLAVSEKMRGQIRGLGQAQRNAQDGISLIQTAEGALNEVSNMLTRMKELAVQKANGTYDATDQKNIKLEMSSLNAEINAIKTNTEFNDKKAFGQAFSIVLNDGASVSLKVDIKSISGVDDAGAAKVTSIETKINSVTSQRAQLGAWQNRLEHTVNNIGTTVENLQASESRIRDTDMAKEMMNFTKFNILQQASQSMLAQANMAPQGVLQLLG
- a CDS encoding flagellin — its product is MRINNNIMAMNAHNQLRTNNYKQGKSIEKLSSGLRINRAADDAAGLAVSEKMRGQIRGLGQAQRNAQDGISLIQTAEGALNEVSNMLTRMKELAVQKANGTYDNKDKSNIQLEMSSLNAEINAIKTNTEFNDKKAFGQAFSIVLNDGASVSLKVDIKSIGGVTTAGTAKVTSIETKINSVTSQRAQLGAWQNRLEHTVNNIGTTVENLQASESRIRDTDMAKEMMNFTKFNILQQASQSMLAQANMAPQGVLQLLG
- a CDS encoding DUF115 domain-containing protein, with translation MKDIYSKNIKIIEKKYPILYKKIEKHEKKIDIQILTSRDNNKYMKIIVKDKMFNINSKYRPIDEAFRWIQALDMKNNSKIILFGLGLGYRPKYIFKKMTRDNFLLVIEPSIDIFIGIIKNIDLTNILSSDNVRLLVDENELVIKKSIKKLTGWYNIKQVVVSFIPNYNNIFKKEFDKYMNFLREEIEDGLIEYNTGQKLTKAWFNNFVSNIPHMLRSCEVQDLSNKFQNKPAIIVSAGPSLNKNVSMLKKAKGKAVIICVGTALKVLLKEGIYPDVIATLDGCIENYYHFQDLDYRKIPLVYFPIAYPEILNNHEGFKILTINSLPYLGETLFDLLKYVKYLDAGGSVAHLAFSFAREIGANPIVFVGQDLAYGEKMQTHAKGTSFDEGKILHKSKLYKENQLLIEDINGNEVLTDQVFYAFLRWFESEIENDITSTIYIDATEGGAKIKGTKIMTLKETIEEYMRNEIDIAKVSFGNESKQLIGDKVYVKKIITELKDIVNGLNILENEFDRGLDYIKKLRNAYEKDLYLDEEGKLTNELAQINSKFKSDIESFKVLSYVLNPTSLKLNEHDVDEYKLSIKEKKIKANIKQEYFYRNVKTAIEDVLPLIKECIDKLESEYITNEPEKYGGN
- a CDS encoding NAD-dependent 4,6-dehydratase LegB — translated: MKRVLVTGADGFIGSHLVDRLLEEGYKVKAFVYYNSFNSWGWLDAFPKEKLKDIEIFTGDIRDPNGVRKSMEGIDEVFHLAALIAIPFSYHSPDSYIDTNIKGTLNVLQAARDLKTERILVTSTSEVYGTAKYVPIDEKHPFQGQSPYSATKIGADRMAEAFYKSFDMPITIARPFNTYGPRQSARAVIPTIITQLLSGKEEIELGSLSPTRDFNYVKDTVEGFLNIAKADSTIGEEINIATCKEISIGELAKTLIDIINPKAKILCSEERLRPEKSEVNRLLGSNEKIRQLTNWEPKYTLKQGLQETVDWIKDNLYRYKTDIYNI
- a CDS encoding LegC family aminotransferase, with amino-acid sequence MKKLIPLSVPNLKGNEMKYVTHAIETEWVSTGGKYIEDFEKGISKYLGVEKAVACQSGTAGLHLALKLCGVFKDDEVIVPTLTFIAAVNPVKYLGAEPLFMDCDDSLTMDMDKLEEFLEKECFLDNGKLINSKTKRHIKAVIIVHVFGNMTNMERLMYLSEKYNFKVVEDATEALGTYYNEGIYKGKFAGTIGDFGVYSFNGNKIITTGGGGMLVAKNIDGLRKAKYLSTQAKDDILYYIHDEIGYNYRMTNLQGALGLAQLEQLENFIDKKEKNYNLYKALLSEIAGLTILDFYKKIRPNYWFYSLSIDEKKYGLNRDKLLQKLNENKIQTRPIWGLIHEQKPYINNQVYKIEKAKYYYERILNIPCSSNLTEDNVYRVIEILRMLKY
- a CDS encoding nucleotidyltransferase family protein, with translation MNSIQKLSISKDNTIKNALKQLDENGRKILFVTNSKEKLIGTVTDGDIRRWILKNGALSDVIEKIMNDKPYVLNIKDKYKAKDIMKKRVIQAVPFVDDKGKLVGAIFWNDVFDETFRIYDNINLPVVIMAGGKGSRLKPYTNILPKPLIPVGDIPISQRIINRFYKYGCKDFYMTINHKKNIIKAYFNDLEKDYCIYYVEEDRPLGTAGSLYMLKDKIKETFFLSNCDILIDADYSDILDFHRKKKNKITMVTSLKHYTIPYGTINIDNDGYLEGIIEKPQLDYLVNTGVYILEPDIINDIPEKTFYHITDLIKSYIENGKRVGTYPISEKSWLDMGQIEEMKNMVERLGMK
- a CDS encoding acetyltransferase; protein product: MMKDIILIGGGGHCKSIIDSLIENKTFNIIGILDIKDKIDSYIDEVRIIGGDEDLEYYYKQGIQYAFISLGSIGKPNLRISLYEKAKKFGYKIPVIADKASIISKNAVLEEGTFIGKGAIINSGARIGKNCIINTGTIIEHDCTIEDFVHLGPGSVLSGGVTVGERTHVGTNSTIIQYKKIGRDTIIGAGSVVIENIMNGVKAYGNPCVERGRIND
- the neuB gene encoding N-acetylneuraminate synthase produces the protein MTEVFIIAEAGVNHNGDINIAKQLIDAAKEAGADAIKFQTFKAENIVSKYAEKAEYQKKTTDNKESQLDMIRNLEISFKDFEILKNYCDEKNILFMSTPFDIESIKFLHEIGLEVFKIPSGEITNLLYLREIGKLKKKVIMSSGMSNLGEIEAALNILIENGTIDVTVLHCNTQYPTPMIDVNLNAMLTIKDAFKVNIGYSDHTLGFEVPIAAVALGAKVIEKHFTLDKNMKGPDHESSLEPDELKAMIKSIRNIERALGNGIKRLSESEMNNINIVRKSIVASRNINRGEILTEENITTKRPGNGISPMRWDEILGKKVLRDFNKDELIEI